A section of the Paenibacillus yonginensis genome encodes:
- a CDS encoding D-alanine--D-alanine ligase, whose translation MKVGVIMGGSSSEREVSLMTGQEMLANLDPVKYEGIAVEIGRLEELAEQVRDIDFALLALHGSYGEDGTVQAALEALGIPYSGSGVFSSHLCMDKHLSKQKLRAAGIATPDWLFLKGAENHLADEVQKLGYPVFVKPNTGGSSVGALPVTDEVSLLPAVQQALEWDSSVLVEQFIPGEEITCSILGGELLPVLGIRPRTTGWFDYEAKYQIGGAEEEVIELPEEIAAQVQTTALETYRLLKCGVYARIDMMLKDGIPYVLEANTLPGMTQTSLMPKSAAAAGIGFSQLLDRIIELSIRERSEAGRLGKPV comes from the coding sequence ATGAAAGTAGGTGTGATTATGGGAGGCAGCTCGTCGGAACGGGAGGTTTCGCTGATGACCGGCCAAGAAATGCTGGCTAACCTGGATCCGGTCAAATACGAGGGGATAGCCGTAGAGATTGGGCGCTTGGAGGAATTGGCGGAGCAGGTCCGGGACATTGATTTCGCTCTGCTGGCTCTGCATGGCAGCTATGGGGAAGACGGAACCGTACAGGCGGCTTTGGAAGCATTGGGAATTCCCTATTCAGGCAGCGGCGTGTTCTCCAGCCATTTATGCATGGATAAACATCTCTCCAAACAGAAGCTTCGGGCGGCCGGAATTGCTACGCCGGATTGGCTGTTCTTAAAGGGAGCGGAAAATCACCTGGCCGACGAGGTTCAAAAGCTTGGTTATCCGGTGTTCGTGAAGCCCAATACAGGAGGCTCAAGCGTGGGAGCTCTGCCTGTCACAGATGAGGTTTCGCTTCTGCCGGCGGTCCAGCAGGCTTTGGAATGGGATTCCTCCGTCCTGGTTGAGCAGTTCATCCCGGGGGAAGAAATCACCTGCTCCATTCTGGGCGGGGAATTGCTCCCGGTTCTGGGCATTCGGCCTCGAACGACCGGGTGGTTTGATTATGAAGCCAAATATCAGATCGGCGGAGCTGAAGAGGAGGTCATTGAGCTGCCGGAGGAAATAGCCGCACAAGTGCAAACAACCGCACTGGAAACCTATCGTCTCCTGAAGTGCGGTGTTTATGCCCGTATAGATATGATGCTGAAGGATGGCATCCCTTATGTGCTTGAAGCAAATACGCTGCCCGGCATGACCCAAACCAGTCTGATGCCCAAAAGCGCAGCGGCAGCCGGGATCGGCTTCAGCCAATTGCTTGACCGGATTATCGAGCTGTCGATTCGCGAACGAAGCGAAGCTGGCAGACTGGGAAAGCCGGTTTAA